A genomic window from Acinetobacter lwoffii includes:
- the lpxA gene encoding acyl-ACP--UDP-N-acetylglucosamine O-acyltransferase produces the protein MSNNPLIHPTAIIDPSAVIAADVEIGPYCIIGPNVTIGAGSKLHSHVVVGGYTRIGEYNEIFQFASVGEVCQDLKYAGEETWLEIGDHNKIREHCSLHRGTVQDQSLTKIGSHNLLMVNTHIAHDCMVGDYNIFANNVGVAGHVHVGDYVVIGGNSGIHQFCKIDSYSMIGGASLILKDVPAYVMVSGNPAHAFAMNIEGMRRKGWSKTVISGLRDAFKLIYKSGLTTQEAIEQIRTGILPEVAEVQRLIDSLEQSKRGIVR, from the coding sequence ATGAGCAATAATCCCCTTATTCATCCAACTGCCATTATTGACCCGTCAGCAGTCATTGCTGCTGATGTAGAAATTGGCCCATATTGTATTATCGGGCCAAATGTCACTATTGGTGCGGGTAGCAAACTTCATTCACACGTGGTGGTGGGTGGCTATACGCGTATAGGTGAATATAATGAAATTTTCCAGTTCGCCAGTGTAGGCGAGGTGTGTCAGGATCTTAAGTATGCTGGTGAAGAAACCTGGCTTGAGATTGGCGATCACAACAAGATTCGTGAGCATTGCAGTCTGCATCGTGGTACGGTTCAGGACCAGAGCCTGACCAAGATCGGTAGTCATAACCTGCTCATGGTCAATACTCATATTGCACATGACTGTATGGTTGGAGATTATAATATCTTTGCCAATAACGTCGGTGTGGCTGGACATGTCCATGTCGGGGACTACGTCGTCATTGGCGGAAACTCGGGCATTCATCAGTTCTGTAAGATTGATTCTTATAGCATGATTGGTGGTGCATCACTGATTTTGAAAGATGTGCCGGCTTATGTGATGGTTTCAGGTAATCCTGCGCATGCATTTGCCATGAATATTGAAGGCATGCGTCGTAAAGGCTGGTCGAAGACCGTAATCAGCGGTTTACGTGATGCCTTTAAACTGATTTATAAATCAGGTTTAACGACTCAGGAAGCAATCGAGCAGATCCGTACAGGAATTTTGCCGGAAGTGGCTGAAGTACAACGTCTAATTGACTCTCTTGAACAGTCGAAGCGCGGCATTGTGCGCTAA
- a CDS encoding OmpH family outer membrane protein, which produces MKKMIMAMSLALASVAPLTQAASMGVIDLERVVEGSTYLKQQNTIFQQKIQPQTTKIEQLSKELETLQQRAQSNTKLSETEKQKMSVQYQAKLQELNQLQQSVQTNVQSSIQQIRIVFDARVKQIAEQLRRENNLDVVLNKNSALAYDAKYDLTDKMIQKVNAIK; this is translated from the coding sequence ATGAAAAAAATGATTATGGCAATGAGCCTGGCTTTGGCAAGTGTTGCTCCTTTGACTCAAGCGGCTAGTATGGGGGTAATTGACTTGGAGCGTGTGGTTGAAGGTAGTACTTATCTGAAACAACAAAACACGATATTCCAGCAAAAAATTCAGCCACAAACCACTAAGATTGAGCAACTCAGCAAAGAGCTGGAAACTTTGCAGCAACGTGCTCAATCCAATACCAAGCTCAGTGAGACTGAAAAACAGAAAATGTCTGTGCAATATCAGGCTAAGTTGCAAGAATTGAATCAGTTACAGCAATCTGTACAGACGAATGTCCAAAGCTCGATTCAGCAGATCCGAATTGTATTTGATGCACGGGTAAAGCAAATTGCTGAACAATTGCGTAGAGAAAACAACCTGGATGTGGTTTTAAATAAAAATTCAGCGCTTGCTTATGATGCTAAATATGATTTAACTGATAAAATGATTCAAAAGGTTAATGCAATTAAATAA
- a CDS encoding phosphatidate cytidylyltransferase — MFERIITALVLVAVVLSCMFATESHYPMFVLMVLAAGVAGYEWFKLMPRKFKYVIKPVAWGYGVLTAALSALALYFAEVALLLWVASIITWLLSIYWVKTYPEYDGWYNASLHGIGVVLISAAVTAIFSVWQSSPWWLMYLFLLVWGADSGAYFVGRKFGKKKLAPNVSPNKSVEGLYGGIVTSMLIVTAVALLYLDMTWPELILFLILSVVTVFSSVLGDLFESMIKRRAGIKDSGRILPGHGGVLDRIDSLLAAAPIFAAGMAVLKLIGVDL, encoded by the coding sequence ATGTTTGAGCGGATTATAACCGCATTGGTGTTGGTAGCAGTTGTACTGAGCTGTATGTTTGCTACTGAATCACATTATCCAATGTTTGTATTGATGGTTCTTGCTGCTGGGGTGGCCGGTTATGAGTGGTTCAAACTCATGCCGCGAAAATTTAAATATGTCATCAAACCTGTTGCTTGGGGATATGGAGTGCTCACTGCAGCACTTTCAGCTTTGGCATTGTATTTTGCCGAAGTTGCCTTATTGTTATGGGTGGCTTCTATAATTACTTGGTTGCTCAGCATTTACTGGGTTAAAACCTATCCTGAATATGATGGCTGGTACAACGCCAGCCTGCACGGAATCGGCGTAGTTCTGATCTCTGCTGCGGTTACTGCAATTTTCTCTGTCTGGCAAAGTTCACCGTGGTGGCTGATGTACCTGTTTTTACTGGTATGGGGCGCAGATAGTGGTGCGTATTTTGTGGGTCGTAAATTTGGCAAGAAAAAGTTGGCGCCGAATGTTAGTCCTAATAAATCTGTGGAAGGGCTGTATGGTGGTATTGTTACTTCAATGCTGATTGTAACGGCAGTTGCCTTACTTTATCTGGATATGACCTGGCCAGAACTGATTTTATTCCTGATTCTCTCTGTGGTTACAGTATTTAGTTCGGTACTGGGTGACCTGTTTGAATCCATGATCAAACGTCGTGCCGGTATTAAGGATTCAGGTCGAATTTTGCCAGGACATGGCGGAGTACTGGATCGTATTGATTCTTTGCTTGCTGCAGCTCCAATCTTTGCAGCAGGTATGGCTGTTTTAAAACTTATTGGTGTAGATTTATAA
- the ispC gene encoding 1-deoxy-D-xylulose-5-phosphate reductoisomerase, which translates to MSQAVCILGATGSIGQSTLKILQRHPEAYSVFAVTAQSRIEELVEICRQYRPKVAVVPAEKVDELSKRLQQHHLANIEILQDEAGLIAVAEHADVDIVMAAIVGAAGLLPTLAAVKAGKRVLLANKEALVMSGDIMMQAARDHGALLLPVDSEHNAIFQCLPQHYFEAERHGKPKLGVSQILLTASGGPFLNHSMQQLEEVTPAQACKHPNWSMGQKISVDSATLMNKGLELIEACHLFAVQEQFVTVVVHPQSIIHSMVQYVDGSTLAQMGNPDMGTPIAHALAWPERISTHVAPLDLFMHSQLNFQEPDMLRFPALKLARQAMQSGGIAPTILNAANEIAVAAFLNQQIRFTQIPQVVEHVLNQMDNQPAHDLDAILQADQMARGVSQQYVVSKGS; encoded by the coding sequence ATGTCACAAGCAGTTTGTATACTGGGTGCTACAGGTTCCATTGGTCAAAGTACTTTAAAAATCTTGCAGCGACATCCTGAAGCATACTCGGTTTTTGCTGTGACCGCGCAAAGTCGTATCGAGGAGCTGGTTGAAATTTGCCGGCAATACCGTCCTAAAGTGGCGGTGGTGCCGGCTGAAAAAGTAGATGAACTCTCAAAACGACTCCAGCAACATCATTTGGCTAATATTGAAATTCTGCAAGATGAAGCCGGTTTAATTGCTGTGGCTGAACACGCTGATGTTGATATTGTGATGGCAGCAATCGTTGGGGCTGCAGGATTATTGCCGACATTGGCTGCTGTGAAAGCGGGTAAACGCGTACTGTTGGCCAATAAAGAAGCTTTGGTGATGTCGGGTGACATCATGATGCAGGCAGCGCGCGATCATGGGGCATTACTGCTTCCCGTTGACTCTGAACATAACGCGATTTTCCAATGTCTGCCACAGCATTATTTTGAGGCAGAGCGTCATGGCAAGCCCAAACTGGGTGTATCCCAGATTCTGCTGACCGCGTCGGGTGGGCCGTTTCTGAACCATAGCATGCAGCAACTTGAAGAGGTCACACCTGCCCAAGCTTGCAAGCATCCTAACTGGTCCATGGGTCAAAAAATTTCAGTCGATTCTGCTACCTTGATGAATAAAGGTTTAGAATTGATCGAAGCCTGCCATTTGTTTGCAGTTCAAGAACAATTTGTTACAGTTGTTGTGCATCCACAGAGTATTATTCACTCCATGGTTCAATACGTTGATGGTTCGACTTTGGCACAAATGGGTAATCCAGATATGGGCACGCCTATTGCACATGCTTTGGCATGGCCTGAGCGTATTAGTACGCATGTGGCGCCACTGGATCTGTTTATGCATTCACAACTTAATTTTCAAGAACCGGATATGCTCCGTTTCCCTGCATTAAAACTGGCCCGTCAGGCCATGCAGAGTGGCGGAATTGCACCTACGATTTTAAATGCGGCCAATGAAATTGCAGTTGCTGCATTTTTAAATCAACAGATCAGATTTACCCAAATTCCTCAGGTAGTTGAGCATGTCCTAAATCAGATGGACAATCAACCTGCACATGATCTGGACGCTATCTTGCAAGCAGATCAAATGGCACGAGGTGTATCACAGCAATACGTTGTGAGTAAAGGAAGTTAA
- the bamA gene encoding outer membrane protein assembly factor BamA, which yields MQHTHLFMPLALVSAMAVAQQVYAADEFIVQDIKFDGLVRLTPDNVYGLVPINSGDRVNDPVIANAIRSMYASGLFDDIKAVQQGNTLVFQVVERPVISKIELKGNKLIPKEALEEGLKKMGLAEGEVLKKSALQTIETELEQQYMQQGRYDADITVTTTPRPNNRVELLIDFIEGKAAKVFDINIIGNTVFKESDIKQAFAVKESGWSSVISRNDRYAREKMAASLEALRAMYLNRGYINFNITNSSLNLSEDKKNVFIEVSVDEGEQFKFGQTKYLGDALYKTEELQALQIFKEGEIYSQEKVNAVKQLLQRKYGNAGYYYAEVNIVPQINNETKLVDLNYYINPGQQVTVRRINFTGNTKTADEVLRREMRQMEGALASNEKIDLSKVRLERTGFFKTVDIKPARIPGAPDQVDLNVAVEEQHSGTSTLAVGFSQSGGVTFQAGLSQTNFLGTGNSVSIDLSRSETQDYYNLSVMDPYFTIDGVRRGYNMYYRKTKLDDDYNVNNYVTDSFGGGINFGYPIDENQSVSLGLNIDQTDVTTGPYVSTYVADYLERNGGKETKSGEYCPQALVPIKDSAGNVTGYQPCPNPVPYGQEFQGDFLTYNLNLGWSYNTLNRPMFPTTGMSHRVNAEIALPGSDVEYQKVTYDAQAFFPLGKDFVLRGYGKLGYGNDLPFYKNFYAGGFGSVRGYENSTLGPKYPGVYFSDTGQTDPSPEEVGGNALIQFGTELVLPVPFKGDWARQVRPVIFAEGAQVFDIQCDVSNENIFVNGTSVNGKQYCKDNFGFDADNMRYSVGAGFTWITMIGPLSLSYAYPLNKKDGDDTKNIQFEIGRTF from the coding sequence ATGCAGCACACACATTTATTTATGCCTCTGGCACTCGTTAGTGCAATGGCAGTAGCACAACAAGTATATGCAGCAGATGAATTCATTGTACAAGATATAAAATTTGATGGATTAGTACGTTTAACTCCTGACAATGTGTATGGCCTAGTGCCGATTAACAGTGGTGATCGGGTCAATGATCCAGTCATTGCCAATGCAATTCGTAGCATGTATGCATCAGGCCTGTTTGATGACATTAAAGCCGTTCAGCAGGGCAATACCTTGGTTTTCCAAGTTGTTGAACGCCCGGTCATTTCGAAAATCGAATTGAAAGGCAATAAGCTGATTCCTAAGGAAGCACTTGAAGAAGGCCTGAAAAAAATGGGTCTGGCTGAAGGCGAAGTGCTGAAAAAATCAGCACTGCAAACCATTGAAACTGAACTTGAACAGCAATACATGCAGCAAGGTCGTTATGATGCCGATATTACGGTCACCACGACGCCTCGACCAAATAACCGTGTTGAATTGCTGATTGATTTTATTGAAGGTAAAGCGGCTAAAGTTTTCGATATCAATATTATCGGGAATACCGTATTTAAAGAGTCTGATATCAAGCAGGCCTTTGCCGTAAAAGAAAGTGGCTGGAGTTCGGTCATTTCGCGTAATGACCGTTATGCACGTGAAAAGATGGCGGCGAGCCTAGAAGCTTTGCGTGCCATGTATCTGAATCGCGGTTATATCAATTTTAATATTACCAATTCCAGTCTGAACTTGAGTGAAGATAAAAAGAATGTTTTCATCGAAGTTTCTGTGGATGAAGGCGAACAATTTAAATTTGGTCAAACCAAATATTTAGGTGATGCACTTTATAAGACTGAAGAATTACAGGCTTTACAAATTTTCAAAGAAGGCGAAATTTATTCGCAGGAAAAAGTCAACGCGGTTAAGCAGTTATTGCAGCGTAAGTATGGTAATGCAGGTTATTACTATGCAGAAGTCAATATTGTTCCTCAAATTAACAACGAAACCAAACTGGTTGATCTAAATTATTATATTAATCCGGGTCAGCAAGTCACGGTGCGACGTATTAATTTCACTGGTAATACGAAAACTGCAGATGAAGTACTACGTCGTGAAATGCGCCAAATGGAAGGTGCACTTGCTAGTAATGAAAAGATTGACCTGTCTAAGGTCCGTCTGGAGCGTACCGGGTTCTTTAAAACTGTCGATATCAAACCTGCACGTATTCCGGGTGCACCAGATCAGGTGGACTTGAATGTTGCCGTTGAAGAGCAGCATTCAGGGACCAGTACTCTTGCAGTTGGTTTCTCACAAAGCGGTGGTGTAACTTTCCAGGCAGGTTTAAGTCAGACCAACTTCCTGGGTACAGGTAATAGTGTTTCAATCGATTTGTCGCGTTCTGAAACCCAAGATTATTATAACTTGAGCGTGATGGACCCGTACTTCACCATTGATGGTGTGCGTCGCGGCTATAACATGTATTACCGTAAAACCAAGCTGGATGATGATTATAACGTCAATAACTATGTGACAGACAGTTTCGGTGGTGGGATTAACTTTGGTTATCCAATTGATGAAAACCAGAGTGTTAGCCTAGGCCTGAACATTGATCAGACCGATGTGACCACTGGTCCATATGTGTCGACTTATGTTGCTGATTATTTGGAACGTAATGGCGGAAAAGAAACAAAAAGTGGTGAGTATTGTCCTCAAGCATTAGTTCCAATTAAAGATTCTGCTGGGAATGTTACTGGTTACCAGCCTTGCCCTAATCCAGTTCCATATGGTCAAGAATTCCAGGGTGATTTTTTGACTTATAACCTTAATTTAGGTTGGTCTTATAATACCTTAAATAGACCGATGTTCCCGACAACGGGTATGTCACATCGTGTCAATGCTGAAATTGCCTTGCCAGGTAGTGATGTCGAGTATCAAAAAGTCACTTATGACGCTCAGGCATTTTTCCCATTAGGCAAAGATTTTGTCCTGCGCGGTTATGGTAAGTTGGGTTATGGTAATGACTTGCCATTCTACAAGAATTTCTATGCAGGTGGTTTTGGTTCGGTTCGTGGTTATGAAAATAGTACATTAGGTCCTAAATATCCAGGTGTATATTTCTCTGATACAGGTCAAACGGATCCTTCTCCTGAGGAAGTAGGTGGTAATGCACTAATTCAATTTGGTACCGAATTAGTGCTTCCAGTACCATTTAAAGGGGATTGGGCACGTCAGGTTCGTCCAGTCATCTTTGCTGAAGGTGCACAAGTGTTTGATATCCAATGTGATGTATCAAATGAAAATATTTTCGTTAATGGCACTTCAGTAAATGGAAAGCAGTACTGTAAAGATAACTTCGGTTTCGATGCAGATAATATGCGCTATAGCGTGGGTGCAGGTTTCACCTGGATCACTATGATTGGACCATTATCACTTAGCTATGCTTATCCGTTGAATAAAAAAGACGGTGATGATACTAAAAACATCCAGTTCGAAATTGGACGTACTTTCTAA
- a CDS encoding YbgF trimerization domain-containing protein yields MMFKKTVLCAVTALFTTPLFANIPIESRGLSQATNQTAVNTPAAIAAGATPAVQTNTSWQIMQKNQQLENDLRILRGKMEEQENEIERLKNELTNRYADLDQRLELLQQKIEPAEDNPTEENPQDTAPSLNTNKVNTASSGKQPAELEKAAYTVALDAYKNGGAAKAIAPMQNFIKNNPNSVYISNAYFWLAEFNLAIDPPKFTEAKRNYLIVVDRYPNSAKASTALYQLYNISKDVEKNTTLASQYKTKLLKNYPKAEEIKFLK; encoded by the coding sequence ATGATGTTTAAAAAGACCGTATTGTGTGCAGTGACAGCACTCTTTACCACGCCTCTATTTGCCAATATTCCGATTGAATCGCGCGGCTTGAGCCAAGCTACGAATCAAACCGCAGTAAATACCCCAGCGGCAATTGCGGCTGGTGCAACTCCAGCAGTTCAAACCAATACCAGCTGGCAAATCATGCAAAAGAACCAGCAGCTCGAAAATGACTTGCGGATTTTGCGCGGTAAAATGGAAGAACAGGAAAATGAGATTGAACGGCTCAAAAATGAACTGACCAATCGTTATGCCGATCTCGATCAGCGTCTCGAACTATTGCAGCAAAAAATTGAACCTGCTGAAGACAATCCAACGGAGGAAAACCCACAGGATACTGCACCCAGCCTAAACACAAATAAGGTCAATACAGCAAGCAGCGGAAAGCAACCTGCTGAGCTAGAAAAGGCAGCTTATACCGTGGCTTTAGATGCTTATAAAAATGGCGGTGCAGCCAAAGCCATTGCACCGATGCAAAACTTTATTAAAAACAATCCGAATAGCGTTTATATCAGCAATGCCTATTTCTGGTTAGCGGAATTCAATCTGGCGATTGACCCGCCAAAATTTACTGAAGCGAAACGTAATTATCTGATTGTCGTTGACCGTTACCCAAATTCTGCAAAAGCCTCCACTGCCCTGTATCAGCTTTATAACATCAGCAAAGATGTTGAAAAGAATACTACGCTTGCATCGCAATACAAAACAAAGCTATTGAAGAATTATCCGAAAGCTGAGGAAATTAAATTTCTTAAGTAA
- a CDS encoding regulatory protein RecX, whose translation MSDAKFSKLLDYETLKQQFGDTEDQAQPAKSAIQDAPEFDPEERLFSSTPTQDEKKPGLTGSRLRSYAFAVLTRKEYSKAELIEKLALYAEHRDEVINLVEELSRENYQSDQRVAETMLSSQKRKGKGPNQIKMKLKSKKIDTALISEELKETDWVQQAYELKVKKYGTEVPKDPKLKAKQIRFLMYRGFEMDAIIKAINRKAED comes from the coding sequence AAAACAGCAATTTGGTGATACTGAAGATCAAGCTCAACCTGCAAAAAGTGCGATCCAAGACGCTCCTGAATTTGATCCTGAAGAACGTTTGTTTTCCTCTACCCCAACTCAGGATGAGAAGAAACCGGGACTGACAGGCTCACGCTTACGTTCTTATGCCTTTGCCGTACTGACGCGCAAGGAATATTCCAAAGCCGAACTGATAGAGAAACTAGCCCTCTATGCAGAGCATCGTGATGAAGTTATTAACCTGGTTGAAGAACTGTCCCGTGAGAACTATCAAAGTGATCAGCGTGTGGCGGAAACCATGTTGTCGAGTCAAAAGCGTAAAGGCAAAGGTCCCAATCAAATTAAAATGAAACTCAAGAGCAAAAAGATTGATACTGCTCTGATTTCAGAAGAACTCAAAGAAACCGACTGGGTTCAACAAGCCTATGAACTAAAAGTCAAAAAATATGGCACCGAAGTTCCTAAAGACCCCAAGCTCAAAGCCAAACAGATCCGTTTTTTAATGTATCGTGGTTTTGAAATGGATGCGATTATCAAGGCCATTAACCGTAAAGCAGAAGACTAA
- the fabZ gene encoding 3-hydroxyacyl-ACP dehydratase FabZ has product MTESNLPTFTKPELPMNIQKIREYLPHRYPFLLVDRVVEITDNGIVGYKNVSINEEFLQGHFPNYPIMPGVLIVEALAQISGILGFVMNNEVPSEGSLFLFAGAEKVRFKKQVVAGDQLVLKSELVMQKRGIYKYNCIATVDGVVATTAEIMVSHQKVEQA; this is encoded by the coding sequence ATGACAGAGTCGAATTTGCCTACATTCACGAAGCCTGAATTGCCAATGAATATTCAAAAGATTCGTGAATATTTGCCCCATCGCTATCCATTTTTATTGGTTGATCGCGTCGTCGAAATTACCGATAATGGCATTGTTGGTTATAAAAACGTCTCAATTAATGAAGAGTTTTTACAAGGCCATTTTCCGAATTATCCAATTATGCCAGGTGTACTGATTGTTGAGGCACTGGCACAAATCTCTGGAATTCTGGGTTTTGTGATGAATAACGAAGTACCAAGTGAAGGTTCTTTGTTCCTGTTTGCCGGTGCGGAAAAAGTTAGATTTAAAAAACAGGTGGTTGCAGGTGACCAATTGGTTTTAAAATCTGAATTAGTGATGCAAAAGCGGGGCATTTACAAATATAATTGTATTGCCACTGTAGATGGCGTCGTCGCAACAACCGCGGAAATTATGGTTTCGCATCAAAAAGTCGAGCAGGCATGA
- the lpxD gene encoding UDP-3-O-(3-hydroxymyristoyl)glucosamine N-acyltransferase, giving the protein MNHQQLQLADLARLVQGECIGQTDLRLSALASLEQATSHDLAFVNADKYVEQANQSQAGALIVTAELKQQITSHQNFIVVANPYLAFAILTHVFEKKHRQRGIESTAQIHPSAVIADDAYIGHYVVIGEHCVVGANTIVQAHVQIDDDVEIGQDCFIDSHVTLTGAAKIGNRVHIHANSVIGSEGFGFAPYQGKWHRIAQLGSVCIEDDVRIGSNCSVDRGALDDTILQQGVIIDNLVQIAHNVKIGAHTAIAAKTAVAGSVSIGKNCIIGGASAISGHLNIADNVTLTGMSMVTNNISEAGKYSSGIGLFENQKWKRTVVRLRQLADVPLTQVIKRLDHMQSQIESIESTFKLRK; this is encoded by the coding sequence ATGAATCATCAACAGCTTCAGTTAGCTGATCTCGCTCGCCTGGTTCAGGGCGAGTGCATAGGTCAGACAGATTTACGTTTGAGCGCTTTGGCCAGTCTTGAACAGGCAACTTCACACGATCTGGCATTTGTGAATGCCGATAAATATGTAGAGCAGGCCAATCAAAGTCAGGCAGGTGCTTTAATTGTCACGGCTGAACTAAAACAACAGATAACTTCACATCAAAACTTTATTGTTGTGGCAAATCCCTATCTGGCTTTTGCGATTCTGACGCATGTCTTTGAGAAAAAACATCGCCAGCGTGGCATTGAGAGTACTGCTCAAATTCACCCGTCGGCAGTGATTGCGGACGATGCTTATATTGGTCATTACGTGGTGATTGGTGAGCATTGTGTCGTGGGTGCGAATACGATTGTTCAGGCGCATGTGCAGATCGATGATGATGTCGAGATCGGTCAGGACTGTTTTATTGACTCACATGTGACCCTCACCGGCGCAGCAAAAATTGGTAATCGGGTGCACATTCATGCCAATAGCGTGATTGGTAGCGAAGGGTTTGGTTTTGCACCTTATCAGGGTAAATGGCACCGTATTGCGCAATTAGGTTCTGTATGCATTGAGGATGATGTGCGTATTGGGTCAAATTGTAGCGTAGACCGTGGTGCACTGGATGATACGATTTTGCAACAGGGTGTGATCATTGATAATCTTGTGCAAATCGCACATAACGTTAAAATTGGTGCACATACCGCGATTGCTGCAAAAACTGCCGTTGCAGGAAGTGTTTCAATTGGCAAAAACTGTATCATTGGTGGTGCCTCTGCGATTTCTGGACACTTGAATATTGCTGATAATGTGACGTTGACCGGAATGTCAATGGTGACAAATAATATTTCTGAAGCTGGAAAATATTCATCCGGGATTGGTCTGTTTGAAAATCAGAAATGGAAACGTACCGTGGTTCGCCTCAGACAATTAGCAGATGTGCCATTGACCCAGGTGATCAAACGACTAGATCATATGCAATCTCAGATTGAGTCCATTGAATCAACATTTAAGTTGCGTAAATAA
- the rseP gene encoding RIP metalloprotease RseP: MNALFMIAAAILLLGPLIAIHEFGHYIVARKLGVKVLVYSIGFGPTLLKWTSKKSGIQYQLSALPLGGYVKMLDEREGNVAEEDLPKAFNRQHPWKRIAIVAAGPLINLIFAVLLFWVLFLPAQEQLNTRVGKILPNTPAATVQMQPGDKIVAVDGTQVETWEKLSYALVDRVGETGVVSIQADRAGENKLFQLPIQNYLKDQSQSPLESLGFLPYRPEIPAVISKLSEDGAAIRQGLKEGDKILAIDGVQMKDWFDVVQVVQASPEKLLKMDVLRENQVVQLEVMPQGKRDNMGNVTGMLGVQSDPGKLNIPAEYKQTIHYSPGEALVMAFDKTAHLSSMILNSIVKMVRGLIGLDNLSGPITIAKVAGQSAEMGWETFISFMALMSVSLGILNLLPIPMLDGGHLVYYFVELIRGKPVSEQIQLVGLKIGMVLLGSMMLLALFNDFMRL, from the coding sequence ATGAATGCCTTGTTTATGATTGCCGCAGCAATTCTCTTACTCGGTCCCTTAATTGCGATTCACGAGTTCGGTCACTATATTGTGGCGCGTAAACTGGGCGTTAAAGTATTGGTCTATTCGATTGGATTTGGGCCAACATTATTAAAATGGACCTCGAAAAAATCCGGAATTCAGTATCAATTGTCTGCCTTGCCTTTGGGTGGCTATGTCAAGATGCTGGATGAACGTGAAGGTAATGTCGCTGAAGAAGACTTACCCAAAGCTTTTAATCGTCAGCATCCGTGGAAAAGAATCGCCATCGTGGCAGCGGGACCATTAATCAACCTGATTTTTGCAGTTCTTCTATTCTGGGTGTTATTTTTACCGGCACAAGAACAGCTCAATACCCGTGTAGGCAAAATTTTACCAAATACGCCTGCTGCAACCGTACAAATGCAGCCGGGCGACAAAATTGTAGCTGTGGATGGTACTCAGGTGGAAACTTGGGAAAAACTCAGTTATGCCTTGGTAGATCGTGTTGGTGAAACTGGCGTAGTTTCTATTCAGGCAGATCGCGCTGGTGAAAACAAACTGTTTCAGTTGCCGATTCAAAACTATTTAAAAGATCAAAGTCAATCGCCGCTAGAAAGCCTGGGGTTCTTGCCTTATCGGCCAGAAATTCCGGCAGTGATCAGCAAGCTGAGTGAAGATGGTGCAGCCATCCGTCAAGGTTTGAAAGAAGGCGACAAGATCCTGGCTATTGACGGCGTTCAGATGAAAGACTGGTTTGATGTGGTGCAGGTGGTACAGGCATCTCCAGAAAAATTACTCAAAATGGATGTTCTACGCGAAAATCAGGTGGTTCAGCTAGAAGTCATGCCGCAAGGCAAACGTGACAATATGGGCAATGTGACCGGTATGCTGGGCGTACAAAGCGATCCGGGTAAACTGAATATTCCTGCAGAATATAAACAGACCATTCATTACTCGCCAGGCGAAGCACTGGTAATGGCGTTTGATAAAACAGCACATTTATCTTCGATGATTCTGAACTCGATTGTCAAAATGGTACGTGGCCTGATTGGCCTGGATAATTTATCAGGTCCAATTACCATCGCCAAAGTGGCAGGACAAAGCGCAGAAATGGGCTGGGAAACTTTTATTTCCTTTATGGCGCTAATGAGTGTAAGTTTAGGAATATTAAATCTACTACCCATTCCAATGCTTGATGGCGGACATCTGGTTTACTATTTTGTTGAATTAATTCGTGGTAAACCTGTTTCCGAACAAATACAATTGGTTGGACTAAAAATTGGTATGGTACTGCTCGGCAGTATGATGCTTCTGGCATTATTTAATGATTTTATGCGTTTATAA